In Spea bombifrons isolate aSpeBom1 chromosome 5, aSpeBom1.2.pri, whole genome shotgun sequence, the sequence TtcattttgttgattttttggttgtattcTGTAAGCCCGCGTCCCCCGTCCTCTGCACTCGCCCTCCCGCAGTCTGCTTGGTATCTATACGCTCTCTTTATGTCTCCCTCTTGTTACCTCCCTGTGGGTCTCATCGCCCGCCGTCCTCCATCACTGTGTGTCCGTCGTGCAGCCGGTCGTCTACCTGGAGGGAATGGTGACATCGTCGccccatatatacataaatgtaaaaaatgatgtcatcgcATGAGCTTTAGGgccctcagaggtctcttcctgcattctatatatatatacatatatacacctatatatatatacaccgagaTTAATAACCCCCTGGGGCTCGGTAGGAAAAAGGTAATTAGTTACCCAGAGCCATCGGTCATCGGGGGTTCTTTATGGCATCTGATGGGTGGAAAATCATACATACACTCACCATATAGACACCAGGGGGGGAATTATTTTTTGACCAGTTTTTGGTAAAATAGAGAAAGATCAATAAAAAACCTAAATGAAAAACACTATAAACCCTCCGGAAAGAGGGGgatctgtgtgttttttattattttttccattctcTGCTCCATTTCCCCGTCTGGCTCCGGGGAGCGGCCCGAATACCGCGAGATGCTCAGTGGACCGTTTCTATGCGCAGAGCTCCGTGTTGCTAGGCAACAAGAGCCAGACTCCACGGCGGAAAACAGGCCTCGGGATAACAATTACCTTTAGAGCGAGCGGACTCAGCGCGCAGACCTCGCTCTTTAATGAGATTAACCTTTTGTGGGAATCGATACACGGCGTTAGCCCTCCGCGCGGCGTTAACCCTCCGCGCGACGCTGGCCCTTTAAAGGCTATAGAAGCAATCAGACGCATTTATTGCACCGCATCAGATTTATAAGAATGTTAAATGAATCCAACTTCTCTAATTCAGTGTCAGGTGATACGCTGCGTCTATTTAcccatcattttaaataaaataattcaaggcgggagattttttttcataattctaGTGATTTGGCCAATTCCTTCCCACGTCAGCAGCAAACGCCTGTATTATTTATACGGCAAAAGCTGTTATTTCGGAAGGAAATCCAataaaattttaatatattttgacaaCTGCTTCCCATATGGCCCCTGCGCAGGAGATTAAATGcttcccagcatgcacctgcCCTTCAGTAAAACATCACTCTAGACCTTAAACCTGCGcttttatttttgaatgcaTGTTGCAGTCCTTTTTGCATGGAGgccaatacattttactgcatgccgATCGGTGCAGGCGTTCTGAGGTTATTGGAGGTAGAAAGCAAGACTTGTTGGTCGTTTAACTCCGCCCCCAGCTGCCTCGACTGAAACAGGAAGCATTCgtcagtacacttcctgcacatgctcagtagatgTTCCCATGTCAGGATGCCTCAGCGAATCAGAATTCCTTACATAGAAACCCAGaccctgctggcagatcggccccatccggcccccgtctagtcggccgtttcctgctgtaacgactcaaaccttaatcagtcgtctcCTCGCTGCTTTGCTTACTGATCTCCTAGTTTAGAGCCCGTTTAGCCTGCAGCCCCCTCGCTTCTCCTCGTTAGACTCGGACCCCCCCCACCGCTCACAtatcctttttttcattaactgCAGTAATTACTCcgacaaagaaaaacattaaaatctcGTTTACACGTAAGTGCCAAGCTGCAAAAtagtcatttttaaatatttctttatatcagcatttatatttatacgaCGGGGTGTCACCGCCCTAAATATACTTCATACAGAGACATATAAGTCGCCCAGAACAATGTGTGTTCTGTAACACACTATATAATGGGGTCCGTGTGAAGATCTAGCTCTGTCAGTGAATGAGTTAATgcgataaatatatatataaaaagtgtttaaaaacatttaaaatctataataatagtaataagcGTGCGAGGAGACGCCGGGCTGGCGTGTTCATCCTCAGCTCCTGTCTAAATGTCATGGATGGGGGCCGGGTAAATACAAACCGCTCCTCCATGCCGTGTTATATGATGGGCGATGCTAATGGCCGCCCAAGCAGTTAGAGCTTTAACCCATAAAGTGCTCCAAGGGATGGGATTCCCCCTATTTGTGCCAATCAGCCTTTTCGCACCCTTAGCTTCACACATGATTCGCTCCGACCCGGGATCCGGGATCTtggaaatatgtttataaagacAAAGACTAGACCCAAGATGGCGGCTCACGTCATTTATCATCCTCACACATCGTAGAACTACCGGCTTCCGGCAATGGCGGCTCGACGCGTTATATGTAACCTGACTGCCCCTTACTATCTCCCTCTACTTTCACAGGAGGACCCCAACGCGCCCCAGAAGGTGCAGGACCTCCCGAAGGCCTGTCTCAAGGACGAGGAGCCCTTCAACATTCAGAACTCCCTCTCGCCCAAGCACGAGAGCGGGAAAGGGGACCCGGACATCGCGGACGTCAACTGCGTCCTGAACAACTTAACATGAAGACCCCCGTCCAGCACCAGAAACCCCCTGCATCGTCTTCTTCAATGCTGAAGGGGGCTGTGATGGGACGGCTCACAGTCACCTCCAGCGCTGAGGGGGACTTCGTGTTTCATTACCCACCCCTCTAGTGTGACCCCCATCCCCCGGCATGCTTTGCTGTGTTTTGTACAGAGATTAGGAGAACGTCGGTGTCTCGGAGAAGGTGCCTGAGCGGCTCCGGCCTAGCAATGGCGGCTCAGATGGCAGTTTATGGCGCTTTTCACTAACACGTCGTACAAGGAGGAAGCTTCATTCAAGCAGAACAATCTAGATAACGAGTATTCACGGAGTATTCTCGCATGTCCCGTCGGTCACCGTAGCGTTCATTGTCATTCCGATAAAACCTTCTAGGCAGTTGAATGATTTAGAGTAAGGGTCCCGCGTTCTGTTCCATGGATGTCCCTGCTTGTGCACAGGTGTGACATTCATACGGTGGTGTTGATTGTAGAACTTTCTAAATGGCTGGTTTCTGTCCTCGGCTCTGGAAGTGAATCGCTTTGCCCCGTAGATGAAGGTGTTGCGTTTCTTCACCCGTTTAGTAGACATGGCGGCTCCGCGGTAGAGCTTTCGGTGGCCCCTGATTAATAAAAGACCGGCATCGCCCCCAAAAGCAAAACACAGTGACAGGTATAAAAGTATCGCTAATAAACCCCGTGATCTGAAACTTCACCAATCGCAGTGATACAAAGTAACCGGATAACGCCAGAAAAGACACAAAACCAGGACATTTTTAGATACAAAATTAACTGAATGAGAACAAAAACAATTGATAACGAGGCGTCTCTTCACAGAGCGGCGCGCGTTCCAAACAGTCTTACGGGCGCGTTCTATTAGGAGGAGTCTCACGCCTATGCCTTAGAAAGGGCCCGTAATCTAATCCAGGTTGGGAACCGATGTGGTTCTGATCCAGTAGATCCAGAGCCCAACTTCAGGAGGGGCGCTGCCGGTATTAGAGTGCACCGCAGCACCTTGTGTGAGGTCACATGACATCATCCGACGTTATAAACAAGGTCTGCTGATGTCAGAAGTTCCGGTTCTGTATAAATTATCGCAACAGATAATCTACCGAGCAGACGCCGCGCCGAGGCCATAAGTGGAACatcttaaaaataatactaaagaGCTTTGGGTAATCCGGAGTCGGGGGGGACGGTGCCGTAAAGTGATGTCAACTCGTAAAAGGTTAGAGCGTTAATCCCGGGTGTTAATCCTCTTTATTGAGTAAGGAAAGCAGGGTTAATAAAACAGCTTCACCTGGACACTCCAATCACCACGAGCCGAGCCGTAATCCAGCGAAGGCGACGGCCGGGTTAACGGCTTTATTCAGGAGGAACTAAGAAATCCTCTGTTACTATTTATCATGTAATCCAGATTATCTGTGATGTTAGAAGATGGAGGTCAGACAAGGTACTTTATTATAACCCCACGCTTCTCACaggtcagggcaggcggcaggcAAGAGCTGTCGAGAGGACAATACAGTCCAGCCAGGAGGCCGTTGACCGCTGGTCTTTAGACAGGAAGATAAATTTAACAATGTTTTGGAGGAAGATGAATGGAGGCTTTTTGGTGATTGGGCAGCTGACAGGATGTTGTCCTATGGTCAGTCTTGATGATTGGTTACAGGAGAGCTGGACATTCTTGATTGATGAGACAATATGTGATCTTCCATGCTACATTGAATGAAGGTTTCGACAGGAAGTTgcactgtgacatcacttgaTGACAGCAGTTGGCAGGAAGTTGTGGTGTGACCTCAGTGGCTAAGCAGTTGACAGGAAGTTGCACTGTGAGCTCACCAGATCGAGAAGTTGTCAGGAAGTTGGGAGGTGACCTGATGGGTGGCTTTCTGAAGGTTTCCTCCATTGTATGACACGGTTCCAGCAGATCCTTTGTCTGATAGCAATATAAAACCCGATAGAAACCGCATTAAAATCCCTAACAGAGCAAAAAAACGAAAGCTGGTTTAACCAATCGGGCCGCAGCCTTTCATGGAGACTTTGAGATGTAGACAAGAAATGAACATGCTACGTGTGTTGTTtggcgtgtgcgtgtgtgcccTGCGTGCCCCTTTTCCCCCTCGAGTCGGCCATGTGTCCCCCTTCTACCGCCATGTgtgatttctaaaaaaaagaaagaaaaaaccctgCTGTGCGCAGCtgactttttttgtactttCACCCACCTTTTTTTGGAGATTctgtaaaataaagataataaaagacGAGAATCGTAATAAAACGTTTTTAAAGTTAAAGTATCCTCTTTTTATTtgtgaatatttgtgaatatttGTGTCTGCGACGGGGGAGACGGAGATCGGGGACCGAGTGTCCTCATTTCCACTGAAACCTTCGAAAACATTAAAGTACCAAAAAAATCCCCAACGGCCGACTCATTTTATCGCCCTTAAATAATGAATCAGCGACGTGTCCGGGTGGGATATAGGAGGTGGAAAGCCTGCGTGTTAATGCCGGGAGCGAtgcttaaattaaatatttccatttccatGTCTGTCATTTTTCTTTGCGCATTTCTTCTGTTTGCATTAATACGGCAGCGGGGAGGacccccctttatctgcagacccggagcccccgtcgctgtcagtcatgtgatattttgggtgactttcccggctcaaacaccacactgagctgatgctttatggcaatgctaatgaagtccgttcctccatagactttaatcagtcagagagtccggctgggtgattaagactgagtcattctattagTGATATAATAAGGACATGGTGTGTTtgcctagtagattgggctacgATATCAGACGTAATACCGGATCAGGTGGCTCTTCATGTGCTGGGTTGAGTTAGGCATTAGGCTTGAGACCACAACAGCCTTTCCAGCTACagctgagcattatgggagttgtagtcggCAACATATAGTGTGCCAGAGCTTAGGCACCACCGCGGTGTTCACAAACAAGGTCTGGGAATGGTGTCTCATGTTGTCATCGTGGAGTTACGCGAAGATCGTCACTATGAGTTTTCTCACCGTTCTGTAAACCAGCTTGGCCAGGGGGCCGGGGGGCACGAAGCCCTCGCTTGACACACGAAGACCATATTTTTGGTGCGGCAAACAGGTCGACATCGCCAGAAACACCAAAAAAACTGGCAGGGGGGCCACGCatgtaataaatatgaaaaggtGGCAGTTATTGTGTCGGACGCAGCGGCTGCTATAACATTgcagcaaatgtacaaaattcaGAGAGGCCCAAGGTGGCAGCGTCCAATCAGACACAGTCTGGTCCCACAGTCCGGTTCCACAGCCCAGATCCCACAGTCCGGTTCCACACCCGGGTCTCACAGTCCGGTTCCACAGCCCAGATCCCACAGCCCGGGGTTCGGTACATACGGTAATGATTAAGGAGCGCCGCGCTCGGCTCAGTTTATGGGTCAAACTAAATTGTTGAAGTTGTAACTACGTTCAGCGGCACAGCCCGCACTCGCAACGACGTATCGGTACCAAGGTCACCGagatgctgtgtttccatggcGACTGGGAGCTCGGGGTGGCTGCGAAGATCGATGCTCTGCTGGAGATGCAGGGAGTGAGCGCGGCGCTCGCTGTCAGATCAGAGAGCGCGGAAATTAGAGCAACATCTTAATACAGAGCGACATCTTAATACAGAGCGACAGGAGACCCCCTCGGCGGTCCGCGCCGCGGCCACCTTTACTCAAtgcagacatttttattttgtgttttttctgatgttaaaaaaaaaaatccgtttAGGGTCGGAATGAGTGATTAACACAAACTTTGGAAAATAATGCAAGTTAACCCTATGAGTACCTGACGGCCGTCAATCTTCTTATATTTGTTAATGGAAGCACATTTGGATATATTTATGCAAATTTTAAGGGGCAATTAATTATGAATGAtgtgaataaaaaaattgaTAGTTACGACACGAGCACACCAGGGAAGTCTCAGggattttgccccaatctcagggtgaaggagCAGATTatgggggtcacacagtctagaTCTGACTATCTTTGCTcacagtatgttatggttgatatccctgcttgaatgcaggtgactccattaagtgtatctttaaataatgacaatcaaggtttccatgacgaccagTGTTAGAGTCATTGTGAGTCGCTACATAATGAGtgttaaaagggttaaattttcaagagtctcagggtcagctccagagttcccgggtatgatACTTCCAACGGTCAGCAGAGATTACAGATGAAGTTCTAGGCGTCTGGGAAGTGATTATTGGTGCGGAGGCTGCGAGGGAACGCGGCCAACGTGTGAATATATCACCGATAAATACTCGGCCCCCGTTAGAAAGCTTAATGAACCAATAACGCCGTTAAACAGGCGCCAGCGAGGCCGTAAAAGCACTAAATGCACGCAGGGCAAAGGATTTCAATGATAAAATCACATAGTGAATTATTCCGGGAGGCAGCTCGCCGGGGAGGATTTAAGTAAAGTGCCTGCAGTTCCTTCATTAGCGCCTGGAGACCAGATTAGCCCAAATGTTTCAAAAGTGGtgttatcaccatggcaaccagtggAATGGGCGTGCTCATTGGACCGGCTCTCCCCAAATGTCCCGTCTGTACCCCAGGAAACTCTCTTCAAACACCACGGGGATGACTTATAAAGATATTTTAGGTGTAAAACTGGGAAACCTGTGGAATTTACATTCGTAGAGATAAGTCGCTTCTACTCCCTAAAATTCCTCATACTATTGAAacgaatcatttattttatatataaatatatattttgcaatatagagagataaagaaaaaatcctTTATATGATTTACAGAAAACAAGATGGTTCTGACTGCATTTTGTATAATATGTTGAAATATAAATACACCTGCCTTCAAGTCTAAAATATCTGACTGGTTAAGCAGGacaagtagtaaataacataacaattccacttacaggagcttacaatctagcggGAGTTAGGGCACCCCCCACCCATTTACCCCTTAAACAGGGGCGTGTCCCGCGACGACAGCAGGACCGCCCCCACTCTttccatataaaaaaatttctaaatacaaaaaataaaaaaataaatatataaaaagataataataaaaaaccctagattgccctagcacaacatctagccagtataaccctcctgcccccgttcacaacccccaaacccgttaagccataagcataaaaattctatgaataatgCACACAgcatagtatgttccctataagtgttGGGAAAGtgtggaaaatctatataactgaggtatttctgaaatcaggacacctgaattgataaacttggaggggattttccatcactttacctaattttgtgaggattcagagggaaaatttatcaaaaaaaaattcaaattttctctagtttttactaaatttctcattctaaattttcatccaactatggtattaAAAGAAAGcgctatctctccttgaaaaaacaatatatagtttacatgggtgctctattcacaggaaaagagaatcatcgctgaaccgacataccccaaaaatggcaaaattgctcgggacttgaggtaccaaaaacccctgggactgaaggggttaagttagtTTTTATTTAGATATTGTTTCGTTTTCGTCATGAAAAACATGCAGCGGCTTAAAACTTTCCGTCCACTGATATAAACTGGGGTATAAGTAGGTAAAGGAATGTGGAAGCACCGAGGGACCTCGTTCAGAGTTTGTACGTCGTCCTTATTGTGactcaataataatattatttggtGCTCTAGAAAGTGGGCCGGAGTACTGTGGGCGCTGGAGTTCTGGGTCTTTACGTGTTAAACCGACCCTTctaagatataagataaggtaTAGAAGGATGGAGAAAATGTTTATGTTTAGAGCTGGCGTATTACATGTTCTCTCCGCAAATACATTTCTTCCAGTTGCGCTTTATTATGGAACAGCTGTAATAATATTACCCTCCTTTTAAAACTAAACAAGTCCAGTTAAAAATGGCGGGAAAGGTGGTTTTGAGGTTTGAGGTAATCGGCTCTGAGGGGGGTGACGCTGCAGATGCTGTATTTAGTAAAATGGTACGAGGTGGAACAGAAGCTTTAACTGGCTGCGGCGCATTCGCCTTAGCAACAGCAGGAGCCAATCACACGATGGCATTACGATGACGGAAGCAACCAAGCAAAATATGGCGGCGGCTGTATATGGCGTGTAATGACTGCTCTTACCGGCAGGTGTCAGTGTGCGGCAAGGAACGCGTGAATGTCCCTCATAGAATTCTCTTTCCGCCGCTCCATGGCAACCTCGTGTGAACGCAAGCTTCCGGCCTGGCATGTGAGGGAGAAGGGCGGTTGAGGCTGAACATGTTTCCCGAACTGAACAGCCTGTTGGGCGCTAGCACCGACTCGGTGGACAGGGTGAGGAAAGGAAAGGAAAGGAAAGGGCCCCTGCTCTGTGACTGAGTAACTATGGCACTCGAATGGAGGGAGCTGTCACTCAGGGAAGTGACTTATTACACAGTGACAGCTCAATACAGAGTCTGTGCCTGTAGGGGTATATGGGGCAGCTTTATACAGAGTATTATACAGCCTGCAGGGGTATATGGGGCAGCTTTATACAGAGTATTATACAGCCTGCAGGGGTATATGGGGGAGCTTTATACAGAGTATTATACAGCCTGCAGGGGTATATGGGGCAGCTTTATACAGAGCATTATACAGCCTGCAGGGGTATATGGGGCAGCTGTATCCAAGCTGATCTTGGAAGCTTACAATTTATTAACGCAGAAATATGTTAACATGTCTTGTTTCCGTTAGGGGAAGCTCACCCTGCTCTGTGACCGGAAAACCAACGGGAGCTTCCTGCTGCATCACTTCCTGTCCTACTACCTGAAAGGTAAAACCCGGCCACGGATTCATacggctggtgtgtgtattcaGCTCAGGCATCAGACGTGTTACATGTGAGAAAGCAGAGTCCCCGCGTGTATTCAGCTCAGGCGTCAGATGTGTTACATGTGAGAAAGCAGAGTCCCCGCGTGTATTGAGCTCAGGCATGAGGCGTGATACACGTGAGAAAGCAGGGCACCGTGTGTATTCCGCTCAGGCATCATGATAATGATGCTGCATTAAGGCttatttaaagaggaaatgttCTAATATACTTAatgtttctttacttttttctgttttaatgtgACAGATTACAGTTTGTGGAAATGACTTGATTTTGGGTGCAAACACAGGGTTTTTAACGCTCTCTCCTTTCCCCAGCCGGCTGTAAGGTGTGTTTCGTGGGCCTCGCGCAGTCCTTCAGTCACTACAGCGCCGTCGCCCAGAAGCTGGTGGGTAACTTTCTCTTGCGTTACTCGTAGTGCTACGGTTTTCATGCAGACCCCCCGCGGATCCCTAACGACACGAATCTGAGTTACCGGGTCGTGGAAACGTGTCCTCAGTTCATCAAAACGCAGCCCAGAGGGATTTTAGTGACATCACCCGGCGCTGGGAATAACCAAAGCTCGCTTAATGTTGTTAAGCTCATTCTTACATTAGAATGGTTCTTACGTGGCTTGCTGCCGTACGCCTTAGTCTGGTCCGGCATATCCGATCCGGTCTCCCAACATACATGAAGCGTTGTCTGCGTGTTTCTACAGGCATATGTACGTCACTGAATGGAAATCAACATAAATTATGTCACCCGTATCCTCTCCTTCCCACCCTTGTCGGGTTTAGAAGGGGACGGCGCTTTACAGGAGTAGATTGCGGCATCGTCATGTTTCATGCGCGGTCAGCACTTCTCAGGTTGTCTTGCTCTGTGCAGGGCGTGAATCTCCAGTCCGCCAGGGACGAGGGGCAGCTGGTGTTCCTGGAAGGGCTCAGATCTTACACGGACCTGCTGTTTGGGGAGAAGACGGACCCTCAAAACCCGCTCTGCTTCCTAAGGTGCGTCCCGTCTCTCGCCTCTGACTGCGTTGGGTCAGAACTGAAACGTAACAAGGAATGCAGGATCGGCCCGTATTCCGCCGCTAGACTCCACTCCAGTTGCAGTGAGTTCTACGTCTCTGAGTATTATGATGGTCCAACCCAGGGAGATTTCTTGAGCTATCTTGCTGCTTTAACTATACATCACACAGGGCCAGTTCAGCCCTTCCTGCAGGAAAAGCCACCTGGCAtcggctcttcataatgtacaGCGAAGGCAGGGATATGAAATGTTTCGGGTCGCCTACATGATCCGGGGTATAAGCTCTTGTGCGGCTGGCTGTATCTGTCATGTAGGGGTGTAAGGGTCAGTAACGCGCAGTAAGCGGCGGCTGCTGACGTATTCCACCGAGACCTCTATAAATTAACAGTGACTTCTCCGTTTCAGGGACGGTTCAGACCTCAAGCCTCTTTATGACTTTGTTAGTGCGGCGCTGGCGCCCTCCTCAGGCCAGCGTTGGAAATGCCCAGTGCTGATTGTGGATGATGGCAGTGTGCTGCTGAGTCTGGGGGTTTCTGCCGTGCAGGTGCTGGACTTCATACATTACTGCCAGGCGACCGTGTGCGGCAAGAACAAGGTACACGCAACATGTATCCTAATGGTGTCCATGTGCCAtgtgtacagtgtgtgtgtgtaatgaaaGGTCTGTCCGTGTGTCCCGTGTACAGGGTATGCCCCGTATACCGTGTGTGTGTAACGAAAGGTCTGTCCCTGTGCCACGTGTACAGTGTGTGTAATAAAAGGTCTGTCCGTGTCCTGTGTACAGGGTATGCCCCGtataccgtgtgtgtgtgtgtgtgtgtgtgtgtgtgtgtgtgtgtgtgtgtgtgtgtgtgtgtgtgtgtgtgtgtgtgtgtaagtgtaacgAGTGATGAAAGGTCTGTCCGTGTCTCCcgtgtacagtgtgtgtgtaatgaaAGGTCCGTGTGCACGTTGCATGTTTCAGGGGAACGTCCTTTGTCTTGTGCACAATGACAGCGACGGTGAAGATGAGGAGAACGAGCTGCTGGTGAAGTCTCTGTGGCACCGGAGCACCCTGATCCTACAGGCCGAGGGACTGCAGACCGGATTCTGTAAGGACGTGCACGGCCAGGTGAGTCCCAGCTCTGACCGAGGAGATCCTGACGGCTAGCGGCAGTTCTTCTCTGGTAACTAAACTCGCTCTGGTTTGAtctctgcagctgctgatcactCGGCGTGCGCTGATCCGCGGCGGAGGGGAGAAGGACCGGTCCGCAGTGTATCAGTACAAGATCCAAGACAAAAATGTCACCTTCTTTGCCAGAGGACTGTCTGCGGCTGTGCTGTGAGGGGCCCGTCTGCGGCTGTGCTGTGAGGGGTCCGTCTGCGGCTGTGCTGTGAGGGGTCCGTCTGCCTCCGTGCCATCGGGGATGGCAGCCAAAGGGATTATTTCCTGAAAAAGTCACTGCTTTTGCGGCTGCTGCGATTTACTGGGGGGTAACAGAATCTCACTAACTATAATAACTGCCCCAGTCAGGGCATTTACGGAAAGGACTGAAACTTTGCAGATCTTACTGTAGAATAAATGAGTCTGAGGGGATCCTGAAGGCTTATTCAGGAATTACTCTTGTTTACAGGAAATAtttattggcatttttttttttaactgccaAGAAAATTTTTGCAGATTCTGTAAGCGACCCTCTCTCCCTgtacaaaaactaaaatgtacaCGCGATCTCCCTGCGAGGGGCTGCGGGAGGGTCCTGTATACCGAATAGATAATTCAGTGAGGCGGCCCTGTCCTCATACGCGGGGTAATAGACGGCTGGCGCGCCATTTACCTGATCTCGCCCATCTCACCCGGCATAATAACATTTTCGATATGGAAACTCTGAACCAGCGCTGGGAGAAAGGAAACAGCCGACACGACTAATCAAGTATCCTGTGAATTGT encodes:
- the ELP6 gene encoding elongator complex protein 6, with the protein product MFPELNSLLGASTDSVDRGKLTLLCDRKTNGSFLLHHFLSYYLKAGCKVCFVGLAQSFSHYSAVAQKLGVNLQSARDEGQLVFLEGLRSYTDLLFGEKTDPQNPLCFLRDGSDLKPLYDFVSAALAPSSGQRWKCPVLIVDDGSVLLSLGVSAVQVLDFIHYCQATVCGKNKGNVLCLVHNDSDGEDEENELLVKSLWHRSTLILQAEGLQTGFCKDVHGQLLITRRALIRGGGEKDRSAVYQYKIQDKNVTFFARGLSAAVL